A stretch of the bacterium genome encodes the following:
- a CDS encoding ATP citrate lyase citrate-binding domain-containing protein, with protein MNLYEFEGLQLFDKAEIPTPKRVLVNSTEELNKVDFPGPYVAKAQVLSGKRGKSGLIKILDNLDEKEIARLLASSNGRVLIEEKLVAEKEYYLSITYSTKRRQPVILFSEAGGVDIEAVKNVQEFPVDLTLDFSFKKLDPEVNTIVEKLWKVFTQNDARLAEINPLFKTKAGLVAVDAKVILDDDALSRHEDLSFEPRDVIGKKPTEEELAAAEIDKEDHRGSAGSSYMQLEGNIGIIAAGGGGSLVNMDALVALGGEPANYTEHSGNPPREKIEKLTKVVLGKTGLIGCWLVGATANFTDMYETLSGFVDGLRAIKPKPDYPIVIRRGGPRWEEAKAMLEKVKQEEGFDLHIFGPETPMTSTAKTMVELANKYKENKQ; from the coding sequence ATGAATCTCTACGAATTTGAGGGTCTCCAACTTTTTGATAAAGCTGAAATCCCAACTCCAAAAAGAGTTTTAGTTAACTCCACTGAAGAATTAAACAAAGTGGACTTTCCTGGTCCTTACGTCGCCAAGGCTCAAGTCCTTTCCGGAAAAAGAGGTAAATCTGGACTAATCAAAATTTTAGACAACCTGGACGAGAAAGAAATCGCCAGACTTTTGGCTTCTTCAAATGGTCGCGTTTTGATTGAAGAAAAATTAGTTGCCGAAAAAGAGTATTACTTGTCAATCACCTACAGCACAAAGCGGCGCCAACCAGTCATTCTTTTTTCTGAAGCGGGTGGGGTCGATATCGAAGCGGTTAAAAATGTTCAAGAGTTTCCGGTTGATTTAACCCTAGACTTTAGTTTTAAAAAACTTGACCCCGAAGTTAACACTATAGTAGAGAAGCTCTGGAAAGTTTTTACGCAGAACGATGCTCGCTTGGCTGAAATCAACCCACTTTTTAAGACCAAAGCTGGTCTAGTGGCGGTTGATGCCAAAGTAATTTTGGATGATGACGCCCTTTCCCGCCATGAGGATCTCAGCTTTGAGCCGCGTGATGTCATCGGCAAAAAACCAACCGAGGAAGAACTAGCTGCAGCTGAAATCGACAAAGAAGACCACCGCGGCTCGGCGGGTAGTAGCTACATGCAGCTAGAGGGAAACATAGGAATCATTGCTGCTGGTGGAGGCGGTTCTCTAGTCAATATGGACGCTCTGGTCGCTCTAGGAGGCGAGCCGGCTAACTACACTGAGCATTCGGGCAATCCACCGAGAGAAAAGATTGAGAAACTAACTAAGGTTGTTCTGGGAAAAACTGGGTTAATCGGTTGTTGGCTAGTTGGGGCGACTGCCAACTTCACTGATATGTATGAAACTCTCTCCGGCTTTGTGGATGGGTTACGAGCAATTAAACCGAAACCTGATTATCCGATTGTAATAAGGCGAGGTGGTCCACGCTGGGAAGAGGCGAAAGCCATGCTTGAAAAAGTTAAACAAGAGGAAGGTTTTGATCTTCATATTTTTGGACCAGAAACACCAATGACCTCAACTGCCAAAACCATGGTTGAACTGGCCAACAAATACAAGGAAAATAAGCAGTGA
- a CDS encoding HAD family hydrolase, translated as MIKGIIFDFGYTIYDPDKQSLLPEVLALLEKLKGKFKLALISRTADPEKRLQQIEELGLNKWFEAVAVTPKGENKDLEQFLEKLKLSPEETLVVGDRVDSEIRQGNLLGMQTAHFNYGPRQEIKPQSEAEKAKFEINNLAEIENLIL; from the coding sequence GTGATTAAGGGAATCATTTTTGACTTTGGTTACACTATCTACGACCCCGACAAACAAAGTCTTCTACCCGAAGTCCTAGCCTTACTTGAAAAACTTAAAGGTAAATTCAAGCTTGCTTTGATAAGTCGAACTGCAGATCCTGAAAAGCGGCTCCAACAAATTGAAGAGCTTGGGTTAAACAAGTGGTTTGAGGCAGTTGCCGTGACACCGAAGGGAGAAAACAAGGATTTGGAACAATTTTTGGAAAAACTAAAGCTGTCTCCAGAAGAAACTCTAGTGGTTGGGGATCGAGTCGACAGTGAAATACGCCAAGGCAATTTACTCGGTATGCAAACTGCGCATTTTAATTATGGTCCAAGACAAGAAATCAAACCTCAGAGTGAGGCGGAAAAAGCTAAGTTTGAAATTAACAATTTGGCAGAAATTGAAAATTTAATCTTATGA
- a CDS encoding CoA-binding protein, which yields MSILIDKKTKVLVQGITGKEGSRAAEQMLAYGTEVVAGVTPGKGGQEVFGKAVYNSVKEALVKHPEINTTSIAVPGVFAKAAMLEAIENKIPLIHVLTEHVPILDSAIAFARAKKAGVRIVGPSSIGIISPGEAKLGSIGGSDPNFSYQSGEIGVISKSGGMTSEISFILKKTGLGVSTAVGIGGDMIIGSTFADLAGIFKDDPKTKALVIYGEQGGTYEEDLAEYLLKSKFEKPVVAFIAGIFAESLPAGQALGHAGALIESGKGRRIDKVKALEKAGVGVAAVPDELPKVLQERLK from the coding sequence ATGAGCATTTTAATTGACAAAAAGACCAAAGTTCTCGTTCAAGGCATTACCGGCAAAGAAGGCTCAAGAGCGGCCGAACAAATGCTTGCTTATGGTACTGAGGTGGTCGCCGGAGTAACTCCGGGCAAAGGCGGGCAAGAGGTTTTCGGTAAAGCCGTTTACAACAGCGTCAAAGAAGCTTTGGTCAAACATCCTGAGATCAACACTACCTCCATCGCTGTCCCCGGCGTCTTCGCCAAGGCAGCTATGCTTGAAGCAATTGAAAATAAAATTCCTCTCATTCATGTCTTGACTGAACACGTTCCAATTCTTGATTCAGCAATTGCTTTCGCGAGGGCAAAAAAAGCGGGGGTAAGAATTGTGGGTCCCAGTTCAATTGGCATCATCTCACCTGGAGAAGCCAAACTCGGTAGTATTGGTGGCTCGGATCCAAATTTTTCCTACCAATCCGGAGAAATAGGTGTTATTTCCAAATCTGGGGGCATGACCAGCGAAATCTCTTTCATTTTGAAAAAAACCGGTCTTGGCGTCTCCACTGCCGTGGGAATTGGGGGAGACATGATTATTGGCTCGACTTTTGCTGATCTGGCCGGAATTTTTAAAGACGATCCAAAAACCAAAGCTTTGGTAATTTACGGTGAGCAGGGTGGGACCTATGAAGAAGACTTGGCCGAGTATTTGCTCAAATCTAAATTTGAAAAACCGGTCGTGGCTTTCATCGCCGGAATTTTTGCTGAAAGTTTGCCGGCCGGCCAAGCACTGGGACACGCCGGAGCACTCATTGAATCCGGCAAGGGTAGAAGAATCGACAAAGTCAAAGCTCTTGAGAAAGCCGGAGTTGGAGTTGCAGCTGTTCCGGATGAGCTGCCCAAAGTCTTGCAAGAAAGGTTAAAATAA
- a CDS encoding citryl-CoA lyase, with translation MSEKTWKTAITTSKDGVPQIKGYKLTDLLQKVTFTRAIFLILTGELPEPKQEKMLNAVLVASIDHGVEAPSTTVARITVGDGVPLANAVAAGIGAIGKYHGGAVEAAAKLFQEAVKNNESADSIVKQAKEESRRLPGFGHKVYEVDPRTAAILEVSQEIGFGGPHTELATKIEEELNQVSSKKLPLNIDGITAAVLSDLGLPWQLGNGFFVIARTVGLVAHVHEELTAEKPVSHRLSEEDVLYNGPESRQLPK, from the coding sequence ATGTCAGAAAAAACTTGGAAAACTGCGATCACAACTTCAAAAGACGGTGTTCCCCAAATCAAAGGTTACAAACTAACTGATTTACTTCAAAAAGTAACCTTCACGCGAGCAATATTTTTAATCTTGACCGGAGAACTACCTGAGCCAAAGCAAGAAAAAATGCTCAACGCGGTCTTGGTTGCCTCGATTGATCATGGGGTTGAAGCTCCCTCAACGACAGTGGCGAGAATAACCGTCGGCGATGGTGTTCCTCTTGCCAACGCGGTTGCTGCCGGTATCGGAGCCATTGGTAAATATCACGGCGGGGCGGTTGAAGCTGCGGCCAAACTTTTCCAAGAGGCTGTCAAGAACAACGAGTCTGCAGACTCAATAGTTAAACAAGCTAAGGAAGAGTCTCGCCGTTTGCCAGGCTTTGGCCACAAAGTTTACGAAGTAGATCCTAGAACAGCTGCAATTCTCGAAGTTTCCCAAGAAATTGGTTTTGGCGGGCCACACACAGAACTGGCGACCAAAATCGAAGAAGAACTCAACCAAGTTTCCAGCAAAAAACTGCCGCTTAATATTGATGGTATCACCGCAGCTGTGCTTTCTGATCTTGGTTTACCTTGGCAACTTGGTAATGGTTTCTTTGTCATTGCTCGCACTGTTGGTCTGGTCGCTCATGTTCATGAAGAATTAACTGCCGAAAAACCAGTTTCCCACCGCCTCAGTGAGGAAGACGTCCTCTACAACGGCCCCGAAAGTCGTCAACTACCAAAATAA
- a CDS encoding glycine--tRNA ligase — MEKKNQVMEKLVSLAKRRGFVFPGSEIYGGLNGTWDLGPLGVLLADNIKGLWWRAMVQARDEVVGLDSTILHHSKVWEASGHIAGFSDPMVECKACHQRFRADNIDINKNCSNCGKKDWTPTKDFNLMFKTHLGPVENEAAVTYLRPETAQGIFINFDNVLQSSRVKLPFGIAQIGKGFRNEITTGNFLFRVREFEMMELEYFVKPGEDEEWFDYWREERLNWHIKTLGIKKENIKLVDLPKEDLAHYSKATSEVWYDWPFMGFAELEGIANRTDFDLKNHAKVAGKKLEYFDPESKERVIPYVIEPSVGVGRAMLAVLIDAYTEEKVRTAEKGEEETRLVMKFAPRVAPIKVAVLPLVKDTKLVKIAQEIYQDLKKSWFVQYDESATVGRRYRRADEIGTPFCITIDFDSLEDASVTVRDRDSMEQERVKISEIKNFLFEKLS, encoded by the coding sequence ATGGAAAAGAAAAACCAAGTAATGGAAAAGCTTGTTTCTCTTGCCAAAAGGCGGGGTTTTGTTTTTCCCGGCTCGGAAATCTATGGGGGCTTAAACGGAACTTGGGATCTTGGGCCACTGGGAGTTTTGCTAGCCGACAACATCAAAGGTTTGTGGTGGAGGGCCATGGTCCAAGCACGTGACGAAGTTGTCGGTCTGGACTCAACTATCCTTCATCACTCCAAGGTTTGGGAAGCTTCAGGTCATATCGCTGGTTTTTCTGACCCGATGGTTGAGTGTAAGGCCTGTCACCAACGTTTTCGTGCCGATAATATTGATATAAACAAAAATTGTAGCAACTGTGGCAAAAAAGATTGGACTCCCACAAAGGACTTTAACCTCATGTTCAAGACTCATCTTGGTCCAGTGGAGAATGAGGCGGCGGTTACTTACCTGCGGCCCGAAACTGCTCAGGGAATTTTTATTAACTTCGACAATGTTCTTCAATCCAGCCGAGTTAAACTTCCCTTTGGAATTGCTCAGATTGGTAAAGGTTTCCGCAATGAAATCACCACCGGCAACTTTCTTTTCCGCGTTCGCGAATTTGAAATGATGGAGCTAGAATATTTCGTCAAACCAGGCGAAGACGAAGAGTGGTTTGATTACTGGCGAGAAGAAAGACTCAATTGGCACATCAAGACACTGGGAATTAAAAAAGAAAATATCAAACTGGTTGATCTCCCCAAAGAAGATCTGGCTCATTATTCCAAGGCAACTAGCGAGGTTTGGTACGACTGGCCTTTCATGGGTTTTGCGGAGCTGGAAGGAATCGCCAACCGCACTGATTTTGATCTGAAAAACCACGCTAAAGTTGCGGGCAAAAAACTTGAGTATTTCGACCCGGAAAGCAAAGAAAGAGTCATTCCCTACGTCATTGAGCCTTCAGTTGGGGTGGGTCGAGCCATGCTCGCAGTCCTGATTGACGCTTACACTGAGGAAAAAGTACGAACTGCCGAAAAAGGGGAAGAGGAAACGCGGCTGGTGATGAAATTTGCTCCGAGAGTGGCTCCCATCAAGGTGGCAGTCCTCCCACTGGTAAAAGACACAAAACTAGTTAAAATCGCCCAAGAGATATACCAAGATCTGAAGAAAAGCTGGTTTGTCCAGTATGATGAGTCCGCCACTGTCGGGCGGCGCTACCGACGAGCCGACGAGATCGGAACGCCATTCTGCATCACCATCGATTTTGATTCACTTGAGGACGCTTCAGTTACAGTTCGTGATCGGGATAGTATGGAGCAAGAACGGGTGAAGATTTCCGAAATAAAAAACTTCCTTTTCGAAAAACTTTCCTAA
- a CDS encoding stage II sporulation protein M encodes MKKAWDFVSEARWWIGYIVFVFLLGVACGVIISLVNPDLSRAFFQSYGKSLQKIGFETDLKTAWFIFERNGGILIGTFVFGLFGLVPTIVAFVNGMIFGMYFGFLDIYAVLSPLKLIFLILPHGIFEITASLVGFGLSTRTGLHWLFAKKEKRKVFVQDLIASLRVGFFVIALLAVAALVEAFVTPAITCFLFRICF; translated from the coding sequence ATGAAAAAGGCCTGGGATTTTGTTTCTGAGGCGCGTTGGTGGATTGGCTACATTGTCTTTGTTTTCCTTCTTGGTGTGGCCTGCGGGGTAATAATTTCCCTAGTCAACCCTGATTTGAGTCGAGCTTTTTTTCAAAGCTACGGAAAGTCCTTACAAAAGATCGGCTTCGAAACTGATCTAAAGACAGCCTGGTTTATTTTTGAACGCAACGGCGGCATTTTGATTGGAACTTTTGTCTTCGGCCTTTTTGGACTGGTGCCTACTATCGTTGCCTTTGTCAATGGAATGATTTTTGGGATGTACTTTGGCTTCCTCGATATTTACGCTGTCCTCTCGCCGCTAAAATTAATTTTTCTGATTTTACCCCACGGGATTTTTGAAATCACTGCCAGTTTGGTGGGGTTTGGCCTCTCGACCAGGACGGGTTTGCATTGGCTTTTTGCCAAAAAAGAAAAAAGAAAAGTCTTTGTTCAAGACTTGATCGCAAGCTTAAGAGTTGGGTTTTTCGTGATTGCTTTGTTGGCAGTGGCCGCCCTGGTCGAAGCTTTCGTGACACCGGCAATAACCTGCTTTCTTTTCCGAATCTGTTTTTGA
- the recO gene encoding DNA repair protein RecO codes for MSTWGSEGIVLKRSDFGEADKLLTIFTKNKGKIRALAKGIRRVSSRRAGNVELLNHSKLFFSESKNFNILTEATTISSFQTLKEDLEKISYGYKIAEIIDRLFDSEQEARGSFGLLLEALERINSAQDLGQAQLFRSAFEIKILDKAGFRPQLFVCTKCTRPLQAESQRLSPGMGGLLDKNCSSESLARPVSVEAIKILRFLLEEDWEQIKKLSIPKLLQKEIDQHLGFYLEYIVEANLASEEFIDQVKNL; via the coding sequence ATGAGTACTTGGGGTTCTGAAGGGATAGTCTTGAAGCGCAGTGACTTTGGCGAAGCTGACAAACTCCTCACAATTTTCACTAAAAACAAGGGCAAAATACGCGCCTTGGCGAAAGGAATTCGGCGCGTCTCGTCGCGTCGAGCAGGCAACGTTGAGCTGCTCAATCACTCCAAACTCTTTTTTTCTGAGAGCAAAAATTTCAATATCTTGACCGAAGCAACCACGATCTCTTCGTTTCAGACTTTGAAGGAAGATCTCGAAAAAATCAGTTACGGCTACAAAATTGCGGAAATTATCGATCGACTTTTCGACTCTGAGCAAGAAGCGAGAGGAAGCTTTGGTTTACTTTTAGAAGCCTTGGAAAGAATAAATTCTGCGCAGGATCTTGGCCAAGCGCAGTTGTTTCGGTCCGCTTTCGAAATTAAAATTTTGGACAAAGCTGGTTTCCGACCTCAGCTGTTTGTTTGTACGAAATGCACCCGGCCTCTACAAGCCGAGAGTCAGAGACTATCTCCAGGGATGGGAGGGTTGCTTGATAAAAACTGCAGCTCTGAATCCTTAGCTCGTCCGGTTTCGGTGGAGGCAATAAAAATCTTGCGCTTTTTGCTTGAAGAAGACTGGGAGCAAATAAAGAAGCTTTCGATACCAAAACTGCTGCAAAAAGAAATTGATCAGCATTTGGGTTTTTATCTCGAATATATTGTTGAGGCAAATCTAGCTTCCGAAGAGTTTATTGATCAGGTCAAAAACTTATGA
- a CDS encoding sugar transferase, which translates to MYKFLKRTIDLVLSSLVLVATSPFLVLTSILIKFDSEGPVFVEVSHRVGKDGKLFRMYKFRTMVANAHEEIKRNPQYKKLMEKWKKNSFKLDRDPRITRIGRFLRRYSIDEFPQLLNVLKGEMSLVGPRALYPEELEMQKKLHSDLVPLLEEVTKVKPGASGVWQVSGRSEISFRERAAMDADYAKNPSLLTDLKVIFKTLPAIISGKGAQ; encoded by the coding sequence ATGTACAAATTTTTGAAAAGAACAATAGATTTGGTCCTTTCGAGTTTAGTTTTGGTCGCTACCTCACCTTTCTTGGTTTTGACCTCAATTTTGATCAAATTTGATTCAGAAGGACCGGTTTTCGTGGAAGTTTCTCATCGAGTTGGGAAAGACGGCAAACTTTTTCGGATGTACAAATTCCGTACCATGGTTGCCAACGCTCACGAAGAAATCAAGAGAAACCCACAGTACAAAAAACTGATGGAGAAGTGGAAAAAGAACAGCTTTAAACTTGACCGCGATCCAAGAATCACTAGGATTGGTCGTTTCCTGCGCCGCTACAGTATTGATGAGTTTCCCCAACTGCTCAATGTTCTCAAAGGAGAAATGAGTTTGGTGGGACCGCGCGCACTTTATCCGGAAGAGCTAGAAATGCAGAAGAAACTCCATTCCGACCTAGTTCCTTTGCTTGAGGAGGTGACCAAAGTTAAACCGGGTGCTTCCGGGGTCTGGCAAGTCTCGGGCCGGTCCGAGATTTCCTTTCGGGAGCGGGCGGCCATGGACGCGGACTACGCGAAGAACCCATCGCTTCTGACTGATCTCAAGGTCATTTTCAAGACTCTGCCGGCAATCATCAGTGGTAAAGGAGCTCAGTAA
- a CDS encoding sugar phosphate nucleotidyltransferase, whose amino-acid sequence MKIVIFSGGAGTRMWPLSRQALPKQFQKLIDDESLFQAMVKRILTGFDPEDVFVLTGKDYLETVAEQAPHLKPENILGEPEMRDNLAAVGFAASYLAKKFPGETMAAVWGADHLVKNTPTFVKALKLAEKLAKERNVIVKVDVRPSFPSVHLGYIEIGKKIENLEGFDIWQFSRHVEKPNYEAAEKFLKQGNFLWNTGYFVWELDKIMALFQKHTPEVYAALIKIQEAVGTSREEKVVEQEYQKIPREAIDYALFEKLSSEDQIEIEADLGWTDVGAWNVLKDELASLGGSANVVKGQHIDIDTKDCLIFGSKEGKLIATIGLEGMIVVDTPDALLICPKDRSQDVKKVVAEIKKRNKTEYL is encoded by the coding sequence TTTTCGGGTGGAGCCGGGACGCGAATGTGGCCGCTGAGCCGCCAGGCTCTTCCCAAACAATTTCAAAAATTGATCGACGATGAGTCGCTTTTTCAAGCGATGGTCAAGCGTATCCTGACCGGTTTCGACCCAGAGGATGTTTTTGTTTTGACCGGTAAGGATTATCTCGAAACTGTTGCCGAACAGGCGCCGCATTTAAAACCAGAGAACATTTTGGGAGAGCCGGAAATGCGCGACAATCTTGCCGCCGTTGGTTTTGCGGCTTCCTATTTAGCCAAAAAATTCCCTGGTGAAACCATGGCCGCGGTCTGGGGAGCCGATCATTTGGTCAAAAATACGCCGACTTTTGTCAAAGCTTTGAAGCTAGCTGAAAAACTAGCTAAAGAGAGAAATGTTATCGTCAAAGTTGATGTGCGCCCGAGTTTTCCCAGTGTTCATTTAGGTTATATCGAAATCGGCAAAAAGATTGAGAATTTGGAAGGCTTCGACATTTGGCAATTTTCCCGACATGTCGAAAAACCAAACTACGAAGCAGCAGAAAAGTTTTTAAAACAGGGGAATTTTCTTTGGAATACCGGTTATTTTGTTTGGGAGCTAGACAAAATCATGGCTCTTTTCCAAAAGCACACTCCCGAGGTTTATGCTGCCTTGATAAAGATCCAAGAAGCAGTCGGAACCAGTCGGGAAGAAAAAGTAGTTGAGCAAGAATACCAAAAAATTCCTCGAGAGGCGATTGACTACGCACTTTTTGAAAAACTCAGTAGTGAGGACCAGATTGAGATTGAGGCAGATTTGGGTTGGACTGATGTTGGGGCTTGGAATGTTCTCAAGGATGAGCTAGCCAGTTTGGGTGGGTCGGCCAACGTTGTTAAAGGTCAGCACATTGATATTGATACTAAAGATTGTCTCATTTTTGGTTCGAAGGAAGGCAAGCTTATCGCGACTATTGGTCTAGAAGGAATGATTGTGGTAGACACCCCAGACGCACTACTGATCTGTCCCAAAGACCGTAGTCAGGATGTCAAGAAGGTTGTCGCTGAAATCAAGAAAAGAAACAAAACTGAATACTTATGA